The window TAAGGAACAGCCCTGCACTCACGTTTCTCCAGCCTGGTCTCTCCCACCACTATGGGACCTGCACTCCTGACACCTCTGAGTCCCATTGCAATGAAAGGAGCTCTTCTCCACTTTGGGTTCAGCCAGAGCTGGTTGAAATCTAGGTCCTGCCACTTTCTGACCATGTGACTTTGGGTAGGGAGctcctttctctgggcctcagttccgaGGGATTGCTGCGATTCATGCATCAATGGCCAGGAAATGTCCAGCACGTCGTGGGTGCTCAAAGATCTGTTTCTCTTCCTGGTCCACGGGAGTGTGTGTTCTGGGTGGGGAGACAGagagctggggcagaggggaggcccaAAGGAGGCCGAGGGGCCCGAGGAGAGGTCACTCTCTTCTTCCCGACCCCCAGAGGCTGttggtggggcagggcagggcagtcCCAGGAGAGGGGCTTGGGTGTATGTGcgaggcctgggtggggaggtATGGGCTTGTGAGGACTCCCAGGTTGCTCGCGTGTCAGTTTGTGGGTGAGAGAGACAGTTCCTGTGGCTCGGAGGATGGCCCAGTGGGAGCAGGAGCGTGGGAGCGTCCGCATGTGAGAGAACCAGGGCACATCTAAGGCACACGCAGGTTGGAGGGTGAAGAAGATGTACACCTGCATGTCAGGGGTGGGACACATGTCTCAAGGTGTCTGTGAATGTGCTTCTGCCTGCTTATGAGGGGCACTTGGATATCTGAGGCAGGGCGTGCATGGGTATGACTGCATGTATAACCCAAGAACGTCTGTGGGTTTGGAGGTGTAACCAGTGTGCGTGTCCAGGGGTGTGCACAGTGTGTCTAAGGGAGTGGGTTGGGTGTGTGCTCAGGGAGGGCATCACTGTGCCCGTGTTTCAGTGGGGAGCAGGCAGGTCTGAGTCTGGGAATGTGGGTCCACGTGCATCTCGAGGGAGACGGTGTGCGGTGTGGTGTGcaggtgtgtggtgtgtgcacgGCACAGAGCACATATGACTTCCTTTGGGAAAAGGCACGGGCGTTAGACGTCCTCAGGACTGAACTCCCAGCCTCCTTATCGTCGTCATATTCGGAGGGCATGGCAGGGCTTCTTGCTTCTGAGCAGCTCTGCACAGGCTCAGTGGGACCCCGAGGATGCACCATGAGCACCCCAGACCTGAGTCCCAGCTGGGGAGGGATGCCCAGCCCAGGAGGGATGCGGCCCCAGCCTCCAGGCCTGCCCGAGTGGAAGCGCAGGGCTGGACTTGGGAAACCTAGCTTTGCGGAGGTCTGCTGGCTGCCCTTGGGCCAACTGCTCCGCCTCTCTGAGTCTTGCCCATGTCTTTCTGGTTCAGGGTGGGAAAGCAGGTGTCAGGTGTCAGGCACGTGGCTGTGGAGGCTGGCGAGGGTCGCAGTTAAACACACAGGCTTGAGTACCAGTAAGatctgggttcgaatcccagctcCTCCTCTTAAACGCTGACCTTGGGCTCCTTATGTCCACCCCCATGCTCCAGCCTGCTTCGTTGTCCGTAAAACAGGGTCACGCTACCCACCTCACCCCCAGCTGTGCAGCTTACACGAAATACAATAATAGCTCAAACTTACACAGCCCTTACCACGAATCAGGCACAGCTCTGAGTCTTCATGTATTAAGTCACTCGATCCTCCCCACAACCCTCTGAAGTAAGTGCTGttgttattcccactttacagatgaggaaactgagttcaCTGAAGTTACATGATACACACACGGTTGGACAACTGGTAAGTGCTGGTCctagggcttgaacccaggccGATGAGGTTCCCAGGACCTGCCAAGTACATGTGGCAAAACACAAAATACAGGCCTGCCCCGTAAGCACTCAGTAACTGTCACTCTTAAGCTCCCTCCCAGTGCCCAGCGTAGCAACAGAACCTCAGGCTCGGCAGACGTGGATTCGGGTATTTATTCTAAGAAATCCATCTTCTTACATGTGCGGTGGGCAGCAGGCTCTAGGGCTCCGGTAGCCAGCCCCCTCCCTTCAGGCAGCTAAAGCGACAGCACCCCCAGAGCGGACCATAGAAACCAGAGAGGTGGAGTGAGTGGGCCAGAGTCACACAGCAGGAAGCACGAGAGGCCAGGCAGGGCGGGTCCTTCGCTGGCTCAGAGGGATGGGAAGATGAGGAAGCCACTGAAGATGCTATCGACCTCAGGACCCTGGTAAATGCGGCCCTTGATGGGGTCTTTCTCAATCCAGACCTGGTCTCCCTGCTGTAGCTGGAGAGCCATGCCCCCGGACACCACCTGGAAGATCCCCTTGCTGTTGGTGTCGCAGAAGCCCAGGGAGCGCCGGATCTGGCCCCTCCCGGAGGACACGATGGACAGGCAGATGTCCCACTTGGACACCACCTGGAAAGTGAAGTAGTAGTAGCCGGGCACGGCGCAGATGAACCGGCCCGAGTGGTTCTGGTACGGGCCCTCCTGGTTGGTGATGACCGTGTCGAAGATGACCACGTTGCCACCCATGGGTGGGTTGCGCCTTATGGCTGAGAAGGCCGGTCGCGGCTGGTCCTTGATGTTTCCGGGGTTGCCCTTGGGGCCTCTCCGTCCTGGCATgccagggagccccatgaggccGCTGGGCCCAGGGAAGCCCATGTTGCCAGGGTTTCCAGGGGGCCCAGGATCCCCCTGGTCCCCTTTAAGGCCCCGGATGCCCGTCCGCATGCCAGGAGCCCCTGTGGGGAGAGAGGCCAGATCTGGAGGGGGCGTCCAGCGTCCACCAGTCCCAGGGAGATGGTGGGACCCTCGGATGCTGTGGGCGAGGGGATGGGGGGTGTCTGGCCCTTCGAGGTTGACGGTGGGACCTCGGGCAAGTGCTTcagcctctgagcctcagcttccttatctccAAAAGTGGAGCCAGGTGGGAAGAGGTACTTGGGAAGCTGCCAGGTTCTGGCAAAGGCAGGACACTGGCTCCTCCGTTGTGTCCCTGCCCATAGCCGTGCACTCCACGCCCCGCCAGGCCACTGCCCTTGACTTCCTCAGGCTCGGGACTCCATGGCGGGTGTCTGGATGCCAACTATGGCAAACATCCATGTGGATCTTTCTGGTCCGCCACGGGCTAGGGGGCCCACGGGGACTGACACTTTCGTTTTCCACTCTGAGCAcgtcctccttcctcttctttcacccccaactttttttttttctagaatgtgaGTTTCTGAAGCTGGAAGGGGTTGGGAATGGGGAAGCAGGGACAGAGGCGGGTGGGGGAGCTGGAGGGAAGCAAAGAGGACGGTTGCCATGAATTGATCCTTTCTATGTGCCAgatgggttattttttttattttacagatgataaaaccgaggctcagagagggccgCTAACTTGCTCGAGGTCACGCAGCAGGGTAAGGTGCCTGGGTCCAGGGGCTAGCACCCGTATTCATTCTGGTGACTGAACAACAGCCCAGGACTGTGCACACTACTCCAAGACCTTTCACCTTGGTCGCTTACAGTGGCCGGTGCTCCAGAGCAGGAAGGCGAGGCCAAAGAAAGAGGACtcaggcaggaaggaggagacGGAGAGGCCTGGCAGTGCAGGGAGGTGCCCCGCCAGGAGCCTGGGttcccctcagcccctgggacCGAGTGCGGAGCGTAGGGGCTTCCCTCGGGGGCCCAGGTGGATTCTTGCTCCTTGGCACCAGCCGCCCCAAGCCTCCACCCTGAGCCCAGGCACTGCCAGGGGATGAGGGGCTGGGGTCCGGAGGGAGGTGCTTACCTGGCTCCCCTTGCTCCCCCTTGAGGCCTGGCCTTCCGGGTCGGCCGGGTGTCCCTGCAGCCCCATCCCTCCCGTCTAGGGCTCGGCACACGTCCTGGGTCACAGCAGATGCGAGGGAGGTGGCCAGCACGCAGAGTGCCAGCCAGCCCCAGGGGGCCTCCATGATGCCACTGCGGAGACACGGGTCAGGGCCAGacctcacacacgcacacacgcccATCTCGGACGACGATGCACGTACGATGAAGAACGGGGAATTTGCCCACATAGATACCCACACCCCACTGAGCACACCCGTGTAGCTACACACTTAGACACACACAAACTTAGCCTCTGATCCCACACCTACGCTACGCAGTGAGCAAACTCAAAATCCACTAGGCACTCCCCGATGCACAAACTGACACCCAAATAGACTCCCTCTCTCACTCACCCAGACACACATTCATAGACTCCTACAGATGATCAATtccattgaacaaatatttattgagcgcctactCCTTATTTAATTAACACTCCCTCGCCCAGATGGCAGAGCTGTGCATACACGGAGGAATTCACGGCCCCCTGACACAACACACGTGCTCACTCCCCTACACACTCGGCCCCTTTCAGCTCCCACTGGACCCGCTATGGGACCCCTCTGCTGGCTCTGAcactcccagcctctccccagctTCTTGGTTTGGGGGGCGGGCACGAAGCCCAGGAGCTCTGGTTAGAGCTGATGGCTCTATGTCACCACCTCCCACCATCTCCCAAACCCGAGGAGTGAAGAAGGTGCCCCCACTCACTTATCCTGAGTCCTGGATCAgtgccccccaccacctccccgcGCCAGGACCAGCTGGTGGTGGtctctctcccctgccttccTTGTCCAGCCCCCCAGGCCAGCTCCCCTGGCCCCCTCCCGGTCAGGCGCGGGCCTCACCTGCCTCAGCTGGCCGTCAGTTCAATGGACCGCTTCTGTCctccacccagggacccctgtgGGACACCCCAGCAGGGGTGGTGCCTGCCTGGCCTCGGCCAAGTTTCACATCCCTTTctacttcctcttctccttccctgggCCTGCCCCCGGCATTGCCCCAGGGGCCAGAGGCGACCGGGGACATTTTAAGCAGACATCAGCAAGACTGGGACACCGGAGTCCTACCGGTCACCGGTCAGCCGGCCAGGCCAGCAGCACGCAGCTCGCACGCAGCTGGTGTGGGGGCAAGGACAGCGAGGCAGGAGTCTGCGGGGACAGAGGCGGCAGGAGATGGGGGTACGGGGTGGGACGTGAGAACCAGAGAAGCACAGAGCATCAGGGCAGAAGGAATCTTTCTAAAAGTCGGTAACTTGTAAGCATTTTTCATGATTGTGAAAGCAACCTGCATTCATCGTCCAAACTTGGAAAATTCAGAGAAACACAAAGGACAGTGCAGTAGGGATGAGAAGCTTAGTAATTAGCTTTCCAGACCTGCCACTTCCTAGCTGCCCTTGGGGAGTTACCTAAcctcctggagcctcagttttcttattcacAAATTGGGAACAACAGAGTCTACCTCATGGGATTATTACAAAGTTTCAATGacataatatacatacaaaaCCCTTGGCACATGATGAGCACTTAATAATTAGCTTTTATCATCTGACAtttgaaaaacagcaacaaaaaaaaattaaaaaaaaaaaaaagaaaacagcaacaaaagcTGGTGAATGTTACCGTCTAGAGAGTTGCTGTTACCCTCTGGCCGGATCATCGAGCCTTACTTACTCTTGCTGACAGGGTGCTCACTACCTGTCAGCCCACCTCACTTCACCAGCTTGGACCGTTTGCACACTTTAGATTGAGCTACTCTGTCTCTCCCAGGCTGGAAACCAGTATGTTCAGGCCTGGGCTGACCaggtttttctgcttcttcccatGACCATGTTTAGTCCCCCTGAGTATTTCaccaaaggga is drawn from Vulpes lagopus strain Blue_001 chromosome 8, ASM1834538v1, whole genome shotgun sequence and contains these coding sequences:
- the C1QA gene encoding complement C1q subcomponent subunit A — encoded protein: MEAPWGWLALCVLATSLASAVTQDVCRALDGRDGAAGTPGRPGRPGLKGEQGEPGAPGMRTGIRGLKGDQGDPGPPGNPGNMGFPGPSGLMGLPGMPGRRGPKGNPGNIKDQPRPAFSAIRRNPPMGGNVVIFDTVITNQEGPYQNHSGRFICAVPGYYYFTFQVVSKWDICLSIVSSGRGQIRRSLGFCDTNSKGIFQVVSGGMALQLQQGDQVWIEKDPIKGRIYQGPEVDSIFSGFLIFPSL